The window GAGATTTCGCAGAGGCTCCTGACGCCCATGGTGATTCATCTCAGCGCGTCCGAACAGAAGGTCCTGGAGGAGAACAGGGAGACTCTTGATGGTGCCGGTTTCGTCATCGAACCCTTCGGCAAGGGTTCGTATGCGCTGAAATCCATCCCGACCGTCCTTGGCGTGGCTCAGGGTGAGCCCGCGTTCAGGAACATACTCGGGGACCTGGGCCGCATGGCGCCTTCCAAGAAAGTGGGACTCGATGTCATCTGGCGCGTTGCGTGCCACACAGCGATCAGGGCTGGCGAGCCGCTGAGCGAGAACCAGATGCGCTCGCTAGTCTCCGAGCTGCTTCGGACCGAGAGTCCGTACACGTGCGAGCACGGGAGGCCCACGATGGTCGGCCTGTCCCCCGTCGACCTCGAGAAGCTCTTCAAAAGACGCGTGTGAGCG is drawn from Candidatus Thermoplasmatota archaeon and contains these coding sequences:
- a CDS encoding DNA mismatch repair protein MutL, which encodes EISQRLLTPMVIHLSASEQKVLEENRETLDGAGFVIEPFGKGSYALKSIPTVLGVAQGEPAFRNILGDLGRMAPSKKVGLDVIWRVACHTAIRAGEPLSENQMRSLVSELLRTESPYTCEHGRPTMVGLSPVDLEKLFKRRV